In Rhodanobacter denitrificans, a single window of DNA contains:
- the flgL gene encoding flagellar hook-associated protein FlgL, whose amino-acid sequence MRVSTSWMQQQSVGSMMDRQSDLSDLNIQLSTGKRINQPSDDPVGAARALDLTHLTADAAQYQRNITSANARLGLEDQTLSNVSNVLGRVRTLLLQAANGSQTDQTRGDIAAEMVQLRQQLLGQANSKDGQGDYLFAGNRTGTMPFVSQNGVSYVGDDGQRMVAAGSGLQVATGDPGSTVFADIATGNGRFAVSANPANTGSAVAGASSVSNPNANPSAWDGGSYHIVFTAADAYEVRDGAGTVLDSGNYDATRGGNISFRGAQVAFSGTPNAGDAFALGASAKQDVFTTLDKIITTLRTPDGGGAPMQNDINTQFANLDQAIDTISRTRGMVGARMNALDQQRGLNDDLTLQYKSALSDVQDLNYYDAISQLGAQTTALQASQQTFTKIQGSKLFDYLR is encoded by the coding sequence ATGCGCGTTTCCACCAGCTGGATGCAGCAGCAGTCCGTCGGCAGCATGATGGACCGGCAGAGCGACCTGTCCGATCTCAACATCCAGTTGAGCACCGGCAAGCGCATCAACCAGCCGTCCGACGATCCGGTAGGTGCAGCGCGCGCACTGGATCTGACCCATCTCACCGCCGACGCCGCGCAGTACCAGCGCAACATCACCAGCGCCAACGCGCGGCTGGGGCTGGAAGACCAGACCCTGTCCAACGTCAGCAACGTGCTGGGCCGCGTGCGCACGCTGCTGCTGCAGGCCGCCAACGGTTCGCAGACCGATCAGACCCGCGGCGACATCGCCGCCGAGATGGTGCAGCTGCGCCAGCAACTGCTCGGCCAGGCCAACAGCAAGGACGGCCAGGGCGACTACCTGTTCGCCGGCAACCGCACCGGCACGATGCCGTTCGTCTCGCAGAACGGCGTGAGTTACGTCGGCGACGACGGCCAGCGCATGGTCGCCGCCGGCTCCGGCCTGCAGGTGGCTACGGGCGATCCCGGCAGCACGGTGTTCGCCGACATTGCTACCGGCAACGGCAGGTTTGCGGTCAGCGCCAACCCGGCCAACACCGGCAGCGCGGTGGCCGGCGCCAGCAGCGTCAGCAACCCCAACGCGAACCCTTCGGCGTGGGACGGCGGCAGCTACCACATCGTGTTCACCGCCGCCGACGCGTATGAAGTGCGCGACGGCGCCGGCACCGTGCTGGACAGCGGCAACTACGACGCGACCCGCGGCGGCAACATCAGCTTCCGCGGCGCGCAGGTCGCCTTCAGCGGCACGCCCAACGCCGGCGACGCGTTCGCGCTGGGCGCCTCCGCGAAGCAGGACGTGTTCACCACGCTGGACAAGATCATCACGACGCTGCGCACCCCCGACGGCGGCGGCGCGCCGATGCAGAACGACATCAACACGCAATTCGCCAATCTCGACCAGGCGATCGACACTATCAGCCGCACGCGCGGCATGGTCGGCGCGCGCATGAATGCGCTCGACCAGCAACGCGGACTCAACGACGACCTCACGCTGCAGTACAAGAGCGCGCTGTCGGACGTGCAGGACCTGAACTACTACGACGCGATCAGCCAGCTCGGTGCGCAGACCACGGCGTTGCAGGCGTCACAGCAGACGTTCACCAAAATCCAGGGTTCAAAATTGTTCGACTATTTGCGTTGA